The sequence AGAGTCTTTGAACGTAGCAATGGCGACAGGTATTATTCTCGACAACATGCGTCGTCAGCATAGCTAGGTCTCATAAGCTAACGATCCAGTCGACAGTGTTCAGATATTAAAAAAGGCGTATTGATTAAATCAGTACGCCTTTTTATTTGAGTTCTTTTCAACAATTACTTTTCTAGCATTGCCAACTTGTCAGACACACCATTCCACTTTTCAGCTTCATCCATCGGTGCTTTTACTTCAGTTTGCACTGGCCAGATCTCGGCAAGCTCGGCATTCACTTCAATAAAGATCTTTTGGTCTTCGGGCAGTTCATCTTCTTGGAAGATCGCTTGAG comes from Vibrio bathopelagicus and encodes:
- the fdxA gene encoding ferredoxin FdxA, with translation MAFVVGDNCIQCKYTDCVAVCPADAFHEGPNFMVINPIECIDCGLCVPECDAQAIFQEDELPEDQKIFIEVNAELAEIWPVQTEVKAPMDEAEKWNGVSDKLAMLEK